The proteins below come from a single Aegilops tauschii subsp. strangulata cultivar AL8/78 chromosome 6, Aet v6.0, whole genome shotgun sequence genomic window:
- the LOC109732229 gene encoding cysteine-rich receptor-like protein kinase 44, which produces MVESPYRLRHRRLMDTAPATASGDPGHGGSNGMPIMVSILVVVIICTLFYCVYCWRWRKRNAVKRAHLERLRPLSNSDLPVMDLSTIAAATNGFSKENKLGEGGFGPVYRGVLDGGAEIAVKRLSARSRQGAAEFRNEVELIAKLQHRNLVRLLGCCVDKDEKMLVYEYLPNRSLDAFLFGTRKTAHLDWKMRQSIVVGIARGLLYLHEDSCLKIVHRDLKASNVLLDNKMNPKISDFGMAMIFEDEEIEVINTGHVVGTYGYMAPEYAMGGVFSVKSDVYSFGVLVLEILSGQRNGAMYLQEHQHTLIQDAWRMWSEDKAAEFMDASLAGSYAKEEAWRCYHAGLLCVQESPELRPTMSSVVLMLIGDQAQLPAPEQPPLFASPKKAPASDQSSLAVRSDTTSKTHSVNDVSITMIQPR; this is translated from the exons aTGGTGGAATCGCCGTACCGTCTTCGGCATCGCCGGCTGATGGACACCGCGCCCGCAACGGCGAGCGGTGATCCAG GACATGGCGGCTCCAATGGGATGCCGATCATGGTCTCCATCCTGGTGGTGGTCATCATCTGCACCCTCTTCTACTGCGTCTACTGCTGGAGATGGAGGAAGCGCAACG CTGTGAAGAGGGCTCATCTAGAGAGGCTGAGGCCACTCTCCAACTCGGACCTGCCGGTGATGGACCTGTCCACCATCGCCGCCGCCACCAACGGTTTCTCCAAGGAGAACAAGCTCGGCGAAGGCGGCTTCGGGCCCGTCTACAGG GGCGTGCTGGACGGCGGCGCGGAGATCGCGGTGAAGCGGCTGTCGGCGCGGTCGCGGCAGGGCGCGGCGGAGTTCCGGAACGAGGTGGAGCTGATCGCCAAGCTGCAGCACCGGAACCTGGTGAGGCTGCTGGGGTGCTGCGTGGACAAGGACGAGAAGATGCTCGTCTACGAGTACCTCCCCAACCGGAGCCTCGACGCCTTCCTCTTCG GTACGAGAAAGACGGCGCACTTGGACTGGAAGATGAGGCAGAGCATCGTGGTGGGGATCGCGCGCGGGCTGCTGTACCTCCACGAGGACTCGTGCCTCAAGATCGTGCACAGGGACCTCAAGGCCAGCAACGTGCTCCTCGACAACAAGATGAACCCCAAGATCTCCGACTTCGGCATGGCCATGATcttcgaggacgaggagatcgaggTTATCAACACCGGCCACGTCGTCGGAACATA CGGGTACATGGCGCCGGAGTACGCGATGGGGGGCGTCTTCTCGGTGAAGTCGGACGTGTACAGCTTCGGGGTGCTGGTGCTGGAGATCCTCAGCGGCCAGCGCAACGGCGCAATGTACCTCCAGGAGCACCAGCACACGCTCATCCAAGAC GCATGGAGGATGTGGAGCGAGGACAAGGCGGCGGAGTTCATGGACGCGTCGCTGGCCGGGTCGTACGCCAAGGAGGAGGCGTGGCGGTGCTACCACGCGGGCCTGCTGTGCGTGCAGGAGAGCCCGGAGCTCCGGCCGACCATGTCCAGCGTGGTGCTGATGCTCATCGGCGACCAGGCGCAGCTGCCGGCGCCCGAGCAGCCGCCGCTGTTCGCGAGCCCGAAGAAGGCCCCGGCGTCGGACCAGTCCTCGCTGGCGGTGAGGTCCGATACGACGTCCAAGACGCACTCCGTCAACGACGTGTCCATCACCATGATCCAGCCACGATAG